The Acetobacter oryzoeni genome includes a region encoding these proteins:
- a CDS encoding type II toxin-antitoxin system Phd/YefM family antitoxin, with product MQTVNLVDAKAHLSRLIDQAMQGEPVRIMRRGKVIAQINKITRERRPINLNALRALTANMTPQTVPARDMMRDMRDEARY from the coding sequence ATGCAGACTGTGAATTTGGTAGATGCAAAAGCCCACCTCAGTCGCCTGATTGATCAGGCAATGCAGGGCGAGCCTGTTCGCATTATGCGTCGAGGAAAGGTTATTGCACAGATCAACAAGATTACACGCGAGCGTAGACCTATAAACTTGAATGCTTTACGCGCTCTAACGGCAAACATGACACCCCAGACAGTACCAGCAAGAGATATGATGCGGGATATGCGCGACGAGGCACGATATTGA
- a CDS encoding SDR family oxidoreductase, whose product MNIAGKIALVTGASSGIGAATARKLAAEGMTVGLAARRHDRLNALVSEITKAGGRAIPLVTDVTDLVSCQEATKSLIAQFGRIDVLVNNAGLMPLSSVDSLKVDEWQQMVDVNISGVLNATAAVLPQMIAQHSGHIFNMSSIAGRKVFTGLAVYCATKAAVTAFSDGLRMEIGPKHNIRVTCIQPGAVKSELYDHITDADYRKQMDDLAASMTFLEGEDIADSILFALKSPARMDVAELFVLPTEQGW is encoded by the coding sequence ATGAACATTGCAGGAAAAATTGCTCTGGTGACCGGAGCATCCAGTGGCATTGGTGCGGCAACAGCGCGCAAACTTGCAGCAGAAGGAATGACAGTCGGCCTGGCGGCACGTCGTCATGATCGCCTGAATGCACTTGTCAGTGAGATTACCAAGGCTGGCGGTCGAGCTATTCCTCTGGTGACGGACGTTACTGACCTTGTCTCGTGTCAAGAAGCGACAAAGAGCTTGATTGCCCAATTTGGAAGGATTGATGTTCTGGTCAACAATGCGGGCCTAATGCCCCTATCTAGCGTTGACAGCCTGAAAGTGGACGAATGGCAGCAGATGGTGGATGTAAATATATCGGGTGTTCTTAATGCAACGGCAGCCGTTCTTCCGCAGATGATCGCACAGCATTCGGGCCATATTTTTAACATGTCCTCGATTGCAGGCCGGAAGGTCTTTACGGGTCTCGCCGTTTATTGTGCCACCAAGGCTGCGGTGACAGCGTTTTCAGACGGCCTAAGAATGGAGATCGGACCAAAGCATAATATCCGCGTTACCTGCATTCAGCCGGGAGCCGTAAAATCGGAGCTTTACGACCACATTACAGATGCTGATTACCGCAAACAGATGGATGATCTTGCAGCGTCCATGACCTTTCTCGAGGGCGAGGACATAGCAGACAGTATCCTTTTTGCTCTGAAATCACCTGCACGTATGGATGTTGCAGAACTGTTTGTTCTTCCGACTGAACAGGGATGGTGA
- a CDS encoding DUF2938 family protein, with the protein MNLLEILTVGVVATAASDIWQQAQKPLTGIPAANWSVTGRWVIGWRDGRIYDPMIGKRPSLKGEATVGWAFHYLIGAVYAALYLSFVVVIAKTVPTLLNGLLFGLVTLLAPFLFMKPALGGGFFGLRAPNPGKGLFLSISAHAVFGMGLYLGELFYQGFF; encoded by the coding sequence ATGAATTTGCTCGAAATTCTGACAGTCGGCGTCGTGGCGACTGCTGCATCCGATATCTGGCAACAAGCCCAGAAACCATTGACTGGAATTCCTGCAGCCAACTGGTCTGTCACCGGCCGCTGGGTCATAGGGTGGCGTGACGGCAGGATCTATGACCCAATGATTGGAAAAAGACCCTCCCTGAAAGGAGAGGCCACTGTTGGCTGGGCATTTCATTATCTGATTGGTGCTGTTTATGCCGCACTGTACCTCAGTTTTGTGGTGGTTATAGCAAAGACAGTCCCCACACTGCTAAATGGTCTACTCTTCGGACTTGTTACCCTTTTAGCCCCTTTTCTGTTTATGAAACCTGCTCTGGGCGGCGGTTTTTTCGGGCTTAGGGCTCCCAATCCTGGAAAAGGACTATTTCTCAGTATAAGCGCTCATGCTGTCTTTGGAATGGGACTGTATTTAGGTGAACTTTTTTACCAAGGTTTTTTCTGA
- a CDS encoding MBL fold metallo-hydrolase, whose product MRAGVRPEDIDFVLLTHLHVDHVGWNTRLQNGIWVPTFPNARYVFSRAEYDFFSNPAHDSVRNKTSFMTRIDSVDPIISAGLADQIDVDGSDVLEGISFHPTPGHTPHHAFIVLKSGMERALFTGDVMHHPIQVCIPEWSAVFDADPQIAIISRKWALNYAAEHTAAVFTSHFPMTSAGKVMTYDHGRGWSFL is encoded by the coding sequence ATGCGCGCTGGCGTCCGACCAGAAGATATCGATTTTGTTCTTCTCACCCATCTGCATGTTGATCACGTGGGGTGGAACACACGCCTGCAAAATGGCATCTGGGTTCCGACCTTCCCGAATGCCCGATATGTCTTTTCTAGAGCCGAATATGATTTTTTCAGCAATCCGGCTCATGATAGCGTCCGCAATAAAACCAGTTTCATGACACGCATTGATAGCGTTGATCCGATTATCTCGGCGGGTCTTGCAGATCAGATTGACGTGGACGGATCGGATGTTCTCGAAGGAATTTCCTTTCATCCCACACCGGGGCATACACCACATCACGCATTTATTGTGCTGAAATCAGGTATGGAGCGTGCGCTCTTCACGGGTGATGTCATGCATCACCCCATTCAGGTATGTATTCCGGAGTGGAGTGCCGTTTTTGATGCAGATCCTCAGATAGCCATCATATCGCGCAAATGGGCTTTGAATTATGCTGCCGAACACACCGCAGCAGTATTCACATCGCATTTTCCGATGACATCCGCTGGAAAAGTGATGACATACGACCATGGAAGGGGTTGGTCTTTCCTCTAG
- the tnpC gene encoding IS66 family transposase has translation MTGSMDDMTVLRAALAAAEARARAAETRATDAEARAVSAEAQIAHLKHLIARMRQDRFGASSERGRRLLNQLELELEELETTQAEDTSENAADPAVRATAPRNNRGRQPLPADLPRERVVLPAPTQCPCCGGTRLSKLGESITETLEVIPRQFKVIQTVREKFTCRDCESITQPPAPFYPIARGRAGPELLAGILCDKYLQHLPLNRQSDAFAREGIDLDTSTLADWVGACTATLAPLNALIRAHVLAAQRLHADDTTVPVLAKGRTVTGRLWNYVRDDAPFGGLAPPAVWFRYSRDRKGEHPADHLTGWTGILQSDAYGGYTHLAKPGRQPAPVVPAGCWAHGRRGLFKIAEKDKAPLAIEAVRRIDAIFDAERAINGSSAAHRLDIRKESIAPLVEELLDWMRDTCRRMSSKNPVAQAMNYILRRVDTFTVFLEDGRICLTNNAAERAIRSIALGRKAWLFAGSDRGGERAAAMYSLVVTCRINEVNPQAWLADVLARINDTPNPRLHELLPWHWKPIAQGENNIAA, from the coding sequence ATGACGGGAAGCATGGATGACATGACGGTTTTACGTGCGGCACTTGCTGCCGCCGAGGCGCGTGCCCGTGCCGCCGAAACCCGGGCCACAGACGCTGAAGCCCGAGCAGTCAGCGCCGAAGCCCAGATTGCCCATCTTAAACATCTTATTGCGCGGATGCGTCAGGACCGCTTCGGGGCATCCTCGGAACGGGGGCGGCGCCTGCTGAACCAGCTGGAACTTGAGCTGGAGGAGCTGGAAACAACGCAAGCCGAAGACACGTCCGAAAATGCGGCGGACCCCGCTGTCCGCGCAACAGCACCGCGGAATAACCGCGGTCGGCAACCCTTACCCGCCGACCTGCCCCGTGAACGGGTGGTTCTTCCTGCGCCAACACAGTGTCCGTGCTGTGGCGGGACGCGCCTGAGTAAACTGGGCGAAAGTATCACTGAGACGCTGGAAGTGATCCCACGCCAGTTCAAGGTCATCCAGACAGTACGGGAGAAGTTCACCTGCCGGGACTGCGAGAGCATCACCCAGCCACCAGCGCCTTTCTACCCGATTGCACGGGGGCGTGCAGGGCCAGAACTGCTGGCGGGTATTCTGTGTGACAAGTATCTTCAGCATCTGCCTCTGAACCGGCAGAGTGATGCCTTTGCGCGCGAAGGGATTGATCTTGATACCTCCACTCTGGCCGACTGGGTAGGAGCCTGCACTGCAACGCTGGCCCCTCTGAACGCGCTGATCCGGGCACATGTGCTGGCAGCCCAGCGTCTGCATGCGGACGACACCACAGTGCCGGTACTGGCGAAGGGGCGCACCGTGACCGGACGATTGTGGAATTATGTGCGCGACGATGCCCCATTTGGCGGTCTTGCGCCCCCAGCCGTGTGGTTCCGCTACTCCCGAGACCGTAAAGGTGAACATCCGGCCGACCATCTCACCGGCTGGACCGGAATCCTGCAATCAGACGCCTATGGCGGATACACCCACCTGGCAAAGCCGGGACGTCAGCCCGCGCCTGTTGTTCCGGCCGGCTGCTGGGCGCATGGACGCCGGGGACTGTTCAAGATTGCCGAAAAGGACAAGGCGCCACTCGCCATAGAGGCGGTGCGCCGGATCGACGCCATATTCGACGCCGAACGCGCGATCAACGGCAGTTCCGCCGCACATCGGCTGGATATCCGCAAGGAGAGCATCGCCCCGCTGGTCGAGGAGTTGCTCGACTGGATGCGCGATACCTGCCGGCGCATGTCGTCTAAAAACCCCGTTGCCCAGGCAATGAACTATATTCTCAGACGGGTCGATACATTCACGGTATTTCTTGAAGACGGTCGGATCTGTCTGACGAATAATGCGGCGGAACGTGCAATCCGCAGTATCGCACTGGGGAGAAAAGCCTGGCTGTTCGCAGGCTCCGATCGTGGCGGTGAAAGAGCCGCCGCCATGTATTCCCTCGTCGTCACCTGCCGCATCAACGAGGTCAATCCTCAGGCATGGCTCGCCGATGTGCTCGCCCGCATCAACGACACTCCCAACCCACGCCTCCATGAACTCCTGCCCTGGCATTGGAAACCCATTGCTCAAGGCGAGAATAACATCGCTGCCTGA
- a CDS encoding YciI family protein, with translation MPVYLVRMDHPDGEGWGQHVAAHVLYLRRLIQEGSLLASGPLKGTPLRSGFLIMKGANRQEIDAMIAGDPFASEGLICDLRIEEWDPLFGCLSNHATGKLPQELKSLFPS, from the coding sequence ATGCCTGTTTATCTTGTGCGCATGGACCACCCTGACGGCGAGGGATGGGGACAGCATGTCGCAGCACACGTGTTGTATCTCAGGCGCCTTATTCAGGAAGGCAGCCTGCTGGCGTCCGGTCCGTTGAAAGGGACCCCATTGCGCTCCGGCTTTCTGATTATGAAAGGCGCCAATCGGCAAGAGATCGACGCGATGATTGCCGGTGATCCCTTTGCATCCGAAGGTTTGATTTGTGATCTGCGGATTGAAGAATGGGACCCACTATTCGGGTGCCTGTCAAATCATGCAACAGGCAAACTCCCGCAAGAATTGAAGTCTCTTTTCCCTTCATGA
- the tnpA gene encoding IS66-like element accessory protein TnpA, giving the protein MTKRSEQRDACVAATFAATASCAPQPVIEIVGERRRAYDDTFRRRVVLASYEAGQSVRAIARQFGVHVSVVYRWRQKLGFVTPSAKEQLSFVPVHVTSPVEGLGGNPSCRSGHEASILFPGGEKLMVDSRIAIEDLRKLLQVLRS; this is encoded by the coding sequence ATGACAAAGCGATCAGAACAGAGAGATGCTTGTGTCGCAGCGACATTCGCTGCGACAGCATCGTGCGCCCCTCAACCGGTTATTGAAATTGTTGGCGAACGGCGTCGTGCCTATGATGACACGTTCAGGCGTCGGGTTGTGCTGGCGTCCTATGAAGCCGGTCAGTCAGTCCGTGCTATTGCGCGCCAGTTTGGTGTCCATGTCAGCGTCGTTTACCGATGGCGGCAGAAACTGGGTTTCGTAACCCCGTCTGCTAAAGAGCAGCTTTCTTTTGTGCCGGTTCATGTGACATCCCCTGTTGAAGGGCTGGGAGGAAACCCGTCCTGCAGGAGTGGACATGAAGCCAGCATTCTTTTCCCTGGTGGCGAGAAGCTGATGGTTGACAGCCGGATCGCGATTGAAGATCTGCGTAAACTCCTTCAGGTTTTACGCTCATGA
- a CDS encoding Rrf2 family transcriptional regulator, whose protein sequence is MAEAGGPMTSEALARALNTNPVVVRRLMGGLREHGYVHSEKGHGGGWTLSCQLDRVTLRDIYEALDAPRLFAIGNRSEKTECLVEEAVNDAMSGVLADATAQLLARFGQITLAALHADFHQRLAARHAPATLCK, encoded by the coding sequence ATGGCAGAAGCAGGTGGTCCCATGACGTCAGAAGCCCTAGCTCGCGCCCTTAACACCAACCCCGTGGTTGTGCGACGTCTTATGGGCGGTCTGCGTGAGCATGGATATGTGCACTCCGAGAAAGGACATGGCGGGGGGTGGACGCTTTCATGCCAGTTGGATCGGGTAACGCTGCGAGATATTTACGAGGCTCTTGATGCCCCAAGATTATTCGCCATAGGGAACCGGAGTGAAAAGACTGAATGCCTTGTTGAGGAAGCCGTTAACGATGCAATGAGTGGCGTCCTTGCGGATGCTACGGCCCAACTTCTCGCGCGTTTTGGCCAGATTACACTTGCAGCGCTTCATGCCGACTTCCATCAGAGGCTAGCAGCGCGCCATGCTCCGGCCACGCTCTGCAAGTAG
- a CDS encoding IS5 family transposase yields the protein MKQTGFFDVEERLAHLSGLGDQLEAFSQTVDFEVFRPDLEKAVAYSDGSKGGRPPFDAVLMFKILVIQTLNNLSDERTEYLINDRLSFMRFLGLGLSDRVPDAKTVWLFRERLTQACAIERLFDRFDATLRNAGYLPMSGQILDATLVAAPKQRNTNAEKTDLRAGRIPEDWQDKPAKLSHKDRHARWTLKFTKAKRQDDGTIPATDLAIPFFGYKSHVSIDRKFRFIRKWKTTDAAASDGARLREGLLDKTNTASSVWADTAYRSKANEDSMEKHGFVSKVHRKKPHFKPMPRHIQRSNAGKSVIRSRVEHVFADQKSQTGLFIRTVGITRATMRIGLANIVYNMRRFLFLERLNASA from the coding sequence ATGAAGCAGACCGGTTTCTTTGATGTTGAAGAGCGGCTGGCGCATCTGAGCGGGCTGGGGGATCAGCTCGAAGCCTTTTCCCAGACTGTGGATTTTGAGGTGTTCCGCCCTGATCTGGAGAAGGCTGTGGCGTATTCGGATGGAAGTAAAGGGGGTCGTCCTCCATTTGATGCGGTGCTGATGTTCAAGATCCTGGTGATCCAGACGTTGAACAATTTGTCTGATGAACGGACGGAATACCTGATCAACGACCGTCTCTCCTTCATGCGCTTTCTGGGATTGGGGCTGTCGGACCGTGTGCCTGATGCCAAAACGGTGTGGCTGTTTCGCGAGCGTCTGACACAGGCGTGTGCCATTGAAAGACTGTTTGACCGATTTGATGCGACCCTGCGCAACGCCGGCTATCTCCCGATGTCGGGCCAGATCCTGGATGCCACACTTGTGGCCGCTCCAAAGCAGCGCAATACCAACGCTGAGAAAACGGATCTCCGGGCAGGGCGTATCCCCGAAGACTGGCAGGACAAACCCGCAAAGCTGTCCCACAAGGACCGCCATGCACGCTGGACATTAAAGTTCACGAAGGCGAAGCGGCAGGACGATGGGACGATCCCCGCAACGGATCTCGCCATCCCGTTCTTTGGCTACAAATCCCACGTCTCCATCGACCGGAAGTTTCGGTTCATCCGGAAATGGAAGACGACGGATGCCGCCGCCAGTGATGGTGCGCGATTGAGAGAGGGGCTGCTGGATAAAACCAATACGGCCTCAAGCGTTTGGGCTGACACGGCCTATCGCTCAAAAGCCAATGAGGATTCCATGGAAAAGCATGGCTTTGTCTCGAAGGTTCACAGGAAAAAGCCTCATTTCAAGCCCATGCCACGACATATCCAGAGATCGAATGCAGGAAAGTCCGTGATCCGATCCCGCGTCGAGCATGTCTTTGCTGACCAGAAGTCACAGACCGGACTATTCATCCGAACTGTCGGTATCACCCGGGCCACAATGAGGATCGGGCTGGCCAATATCGTCTACAACATGCGCCGCTTCCTCTTCCTCGAAAGGTTGAACGCGAGCGCGTAG
- the tnpB gene encoding IS66 family insertion sequence element accessory protein TnpB (TnpB, as the term is used for proteins encoded by IS66 family insertion elements, is considered an accessory protein, since TnpC, encoded by a neighboring gene, is a DDE family transposase.), which translates to MIHLPSGLKIWLAAGTTDMRLGMPGLALKVQQFLGKDPYVGDVFVFRGRRGDLVKLIWHDGIGLSLYAKRIERGYFIWPSAKDGALHLSASQLSCLLEGIDWRNPQKTWRPELAG; encoded by the coding sequence ATGATCCATCTTCCCTCTGGCCTGAAGATATGGCTGGCGGCGGGGACGACAGACATGCGCCTTGGCATGCCCGGTCTGGCTTTGAAAGTTCAACAGTTTCTGGGGAAAGACCCCTATGTTGGTGATGTTTTTGTCTTCCGGGGTCGGCGCGGCGATCTGGTAAAACTGATCTGGCATGACGGGATTGGACTGTCGCTTTATGCGAAACGGATTGAACGTGGGTATTTTATCTGGCCCTCGGCAAAGGACGGGGCCCTCCATCTGAGTGCCTCACAATTAAGTTGCCTTCTCGAAGGGATCGACTGGCGTAATCCGCAGAAAACATGGCGGCCTGAACTGGCGGGATAA
- a CDS encoding helix-turn-helix domain-containing protein: MVLSCLPSRRAASLTLEQLLPGKKVAQSEGDVWKDVDVQIFTRPVQEDEILVPAVAEPLLVWVIRGEANIEERELTGPWEQSKARAGTFYLTQTDTPYLMRWQGKGNTCFEVLHLYLGLELVDRAAKSLNLTSSRIRMRDVSGGEDAFISGILSGLIAEMQSSVITNSLFVNGLLESLTVHLLRQYADARAKIKLRSTLLPTWKLRRVLDHMEAHLAEPFDLDCLAALCGMSRFHFSRSFRTTTGQTPSGWFMQHRVQKASEMLRKTNLSIIEIALGIGYDSPSHFAQVFRRVTGVSPRHYRKL; the protein is encoded by the coding sequence ATGGTTTTGTCCTGCCTTCCTTCTCGGCGTGCTGCCAGTTTGACACTGGAGCAACTTCTCCCCGGGAAGAAAGTCGCGCAAAGTGAAGGGGATGTCTGGAAGGATGTTGACGTCCAGATATTCACTCGCCCGGTACAAGAAGACGAAATTCTTGTACCTGCCGTCGCAGAACCCCTGCTTGTTTGGGTTATCCGCGGAGAAGCAAATATTGAAGAGCGTGAACTGACAGGGCCTTGGGAACAGAGCAAGGCAAGAGCAGGAACATTTTACCTCACGCAGACGGACACACCCTATCTGATGCGGTGGCAGGGCAAGGGAAACACTTGTTTTGAAGTGTTGCATCTCTATCTTGGACTTGAGCTTGTCGATCGAGCTGCCAAGTCATTAAATCTGACTTCATCCCGTATTCGAATGCGGGATGTTTCGGGCGGGGAGGATGCTTTCATATCAGGCATTTTGAGTGGTCTGATAGCTGAAATGCAATCTTCCGTTATTACAAATTCCTTATTTGTAAATGGCCTTCTGGAAAGTCTGACAGTTCATCTTTTAAGACAGTATGCTGATGCCAGAGCTAAGATAAAGCTACGATCCACTCTCTTGCCCACATGGAAACTGCGTAGAGTTCTTGATCATATGGAAGCACATCTGGCTGAGCCATTTGATTTGGATTGTCTTGCTGCTTTGTGCGGCATGAGCCGTTTTCACTTCAGTCGCTCATTCCGTACAACCACGGGACAAACCCCCTCTGGTTGGTTCATGCAGCACCGCGTCCAGAAAGCATCAGAAATGCTTCGTAAGACCAATCTTTCCATTATCGAGATTGCCTTGGGGATCGGATACGACAGTCCAAGTCACTTTGCTCAGGTCTTCCGCAGAGTGACAGGTGTCAGTCCTCGTCACTATAGAAAACTGTAA
- a CDS encoding LysR family transcriptional regulator, whose product MLDRLTSMKIFIKVVELGSFAAASQHLTLSPQMVAKHIEALEHHLGARLLHRTTRRQSLTETGRLYCEQCRLVLQAAERADSLAANTLGTPRGTLSVSVPVTFGRTVLLPFVHNFQKRYPEIQVHLSLSDQLVHPTMDGHEAVIRIGELETDLAAVSRPLTAYRRVICAAQNYLEKHGFPGQPDDLMRHECLVYENSGGPVTTWHFSQGSVTRPVTVSGRIISNDSSVLHSAALAGDGILLGYEQALLPDIKSKRLVQLMPRWTVPARPMHLLYNAGPVMTPKLRVFVTELQEAFQPEASFRR is encoded by the coding sequence ATGCTTGACCGGTTAACCAGCATGAAGATTTTTATCAAGGTCGTGGAATTGGGGTCCTTTGCTGCGGCCTCCCAGCATCTGACTTTGTCGCCGCAGATGGTCGCCAAGCATATAGAGGCTCTGGAGCATCACCTTGGTGCTCGCCTGTTGCATCGAACGACACGTCGGCAAAGTCTGACCGAAACAGGCCGGCTCTATTGCGAGCAATGTCGGCTTGTTCTGCAGGCTGCTGAACGAGCTGACAGTCTGGCAGCCAATACGCTTGGCACACCGCGCGGCACATTATCTGTTAGTGTTCCCGTCACCTTCGGGCGAACAGTATTGCTGCCATTTGTTCACAACTTTCAGAAAAGATATCCAGAAATTCAAGTCCATTTGTCCCTGTCAGACCAACTGGTTCATCCCACAATGGATGGTCATGAGGCTGTGATCCGAATTGGTGAACTGGAGACTGACCTTGCAGCGGTCAGTCGTCCTCTGACGGCCTATCGTCGGGTCATCTGCGCGGCTCAAAACTATCTAGAAAAACATGGTTTTCCAGGGCAGCCCGATGATCTGATGCGCCACGAGTGTCTCGTGTATGAAAATTCCGGCGGCCCTGTAACAACCTGGCACTTTTCTCAAGGAAGCGTTACGCGGCCTGTCACCGTCTCCGGGCGGATAATCAGTAATGATTCAAGTGTTCTGCATTCTGCAGCACTTGCTGGCGACGGCATTCTGCTGGGATATGAGCAGGCCCTGCTTCCAGATATTAAAAGCAAACGGCTTGTCCAGCTTATGCCGAGGTGGACAGTTCCGGCCAGGCCCATGCACCTGCTTTATAACGCAGGTCCAGTTATGACGCCAAAGCTGCGGGTCTTTGTGACCGAGCTTCAAGAGGCTTTCCAGCCTGAAGCCTCTTTTCGACGGTAG
- a CDS encoding type II toxin-antitoxin system CcdA family antitoxin, whose translation MTLPSQLLEEAKSLDLNISQACEQGVKSAIASIRAQQWLAENRSSLEASRQYVEENGLPLADYKNF comes from the coding sequence GTGACGTTGCCGTCTCAGTTACTCGAAGAAGCCAAATCGCTTGATCTCAACATATCGCAGGCCTGCGAGCAGGGGGTGAAGTCAGCGATCGCTTCAATCCGTGCTCAACAATGGCTCGCAGAGAATCGCTCATCCCTTGAAGCATCCAGACAATATGTCGAAGAGAATGGTCTTCCACTCGCAGATTATAAGAACTTCTGA
- a CDS encoding type II toxin-antitoxin system VapC family toxin codes for MNVYIDTSVLVAALTNEAETERMQSWLARQAPQDLFISDWVATEFSSALSIKLRTAQITVTDRANALALFTRLSAESFELLPVTTQQFKTAARFSDQYTLGLRAGDALHLAVCADHGATLCTLDRRLAEAGPHVGLRTELL; via the coding sequence TTGAACGTCTATATCGACACATCCGTGCTGGTTGCGGCGCTGACCAACGAAGCCGAGACAGAGCGGATGCAGTCGTGGCTTGCCAGACAAGCTCCACAAGATTTGTTTATCAGTGACTGGGTTGCTACTGAATTCTCTTCAGCACTTTCAATCAAGCTACGGACAGCACAGATCACAGTGACCGATCGTGCAAATGCTTTAGCCCTATTCACCCGCCTTTCCGCTGAAAGCTTCGAACTTCTGCCTGTAACCACCCAGCAGTTCAAAACGGCAGCTCGTTTCTCAGATCAATATACTTTGGGGCTGCGAGCAGGTGATGCTTTACATCTCGCAGTCTGCGCAGATCATGGAGCGACGTTATGCACTCTGGATCGACGCCTCGCTGAGGCAGGACCTCATGTCGGTCTTAGGACAGAATTACTGTAA
- a CDS encoding HNH endonuclease, translating into MYLKVDRKRLADEPKPVKKQPLVVHLDVGQILGFDETRVGKSEPNREYKNDNMSAFRIGASSKAMGIAVNVEDVYALKELLVLMGWRHPQNQNNAEQDIAEATDLPEQETERQAVIAARRGQGMFRASLDEHWKCCAVTGCATRALLRASHIQPWRDSSNINRLNPYNGLLLAAHLDAAFDQGLISFANDGSILIDEYRLPREQAALIGITSGMRLSHVSPAHHPFLDNHRRLHGFV; encoded by the coding sequence GTGTATCTAAAAGTTGACCGCAAGCGTCTTGCAGACGAGCCCAAGCCAGTAAAGAAGCAGCCGCTTGTCGTTCATCTTGATGTCGGCCAAATTCTTGGTTTTGATGAAACTCGTGTGGGTAAGTCAGAACCCAATCGAGAGTACAAGAACGACAACATGAGTGCATTCCGCATTGGGGCGAGCTCCAAGGCTATGGGCATCGCTGTCAATGTCGAGGACGTTTATGCTCTGAAAGAGCTACTTGTTCTAATGGGCTGGCGGCATCCGCAAAATCAAAATAATGCCGAGCAGGACATTGCTGAAGCCACCGATCTGCCAGAACAGGAGACCGAACGGCAGGCGGTAATCGCTGCACGGCGCGGCCAAGGTATGTTCAGGGCATCATTGGATGAGCATTGGAAGTGCTGTGCGGTCACTGGCTGCGCCACGCGTGCGTTGTTGCGTGCCTCGCATATCCAGCCATGGCGAGATTCGAGCAATATTAACCGGCTCAACCCGTACAATGGTTTGTTGTTGGCCGCGCATCTGGATGCCGCATTTGACCAGGGCCTGATCAGCTTTGCGAACGACGGAAGCATCTTAATAGACGAGTATCGCCTTCCTCGTGAACAAGCGGCTTTGATAGGAATTACCTCAGGGATGAGACTAAGTCATGTAAGTCCAGCACATCATCCGTTTCTGGACAATCACCGCCGATTACATGGATTTGTTTGA
- a CDS encoding CcdB family protein — translation MARFDVYRLARRGEARFVVDVQADLLDELGTRIVVPLLAQKVAPKPAKRLNPVFTIDDQSFVMMTQFMAAVPERDLKKGVTSLSLYQDEITQAIDLLLTGF, via the coding sequence ATGGCCCGTTTTGATGTGTATCGTTTGGCCAGACGAGGTGAAGCGCGTTTTGTTGTAGATGTACAGGCAGATCTACTTGATGAATTGGGCACCCGCATCGTGGTGCCACTTTTAGCACAGAAAGTGGCACCCAAGCCAGCAAAGAGACTGAATCCTGTTTTCACAATAGATGACCAATCGTTCGTTATGATGACGCAGTTTATGGCTGCTGTACCTGAACGTGATCTGAAGAAAGGCGTGACTTCATTGTCTCTTTATCAGGATGAAATAACCCAGGCTATCGATCTGCTTTTAACTGGTTTCTGA